One genomic window of Streptosporangiales bacterium includes the following:
- a CDS encoding ATP-dependent DNA ligase: MGRRDGDGELKVGRRRVGIGNPGKVLFRDVGVTKRDLAAYYRDVAAVMLPHIRGKPLALHRFPDGIDADGFFQKQLPASAPEWLGRVTVPRERGGEITMTLCEDAASLVYLADQAVVAIHPWLTTTEDLWLPDRMVFDLDPPGDDFVVVQRAALELRDLLDDLGLPSFVMTTGSRGLHVVVPLRLVEDIDDVRDFARQVADLLAGRHPEQLTTEVRKEKRAGRLFLDVLRNAYGQHAVAPYSVRALVGAPVAMPLRWNEVADDQLTPRRWGVRDVEKRLADDGAPWHGMRRRAHTLGPARSRLAAVRD; the protein is encoded by the coding sequence ATGGGACGGCGAGATGGTGACGGCGAGCTGAAGGTCGGTCGGCGCCGGGTCGGCATCGGCAACCCGGGGAAGGTGCTGTTCCGCGACGTCGGTGTCACCAAGCGCGACCTCGCTGCCTACTACCGTGACGTCGCCGCGGTGATGCTGCCGCATATCCGCGGGAAGCCGTTGGCACTGCACAGGTTCCCCGACGGGATCGATGCAGACGGGTTCTTCCAGAAGCAGCTGCCCGCGAGTGCACCCGAGTGGCTCGGCCGGGTCACCGTACCCCGCGAACGTGGCGGCGAGATCACCATGACCCTGTGCGAGGACGCGGCGTCGCTCGTCTACCTTGCCGATCAGGCCGTGGTGGCCATTCACCCGTGGCTGACGACGACGGAGGACCTGTGGCTGCCGGACCGCATGGTCTTCGACCTCGATCCTCCAGGCGACGACTTCGTTGTGGTGCAGCGCGCCGCGCTCGAACTGCGTGACCTGCTCGACGACCTCGGGCTGCCGTCGTTCGTCATGACGACGGGGTCGCGCGGTCTGCACGTCGTCGTACCGTTGCGCCTTGTGGAGGACATCGACGACGTGCGCGACTTCGCCAGGCAGGTCGCGGACCTGCTGGCGGGACGTCATCCCGAGCAGCTGACCACGGAGGTGCGCAAGGAGAAGCGAGCCGGTCGGCTGTTCTTGGACGTGCTGCGTAACGCGTACGGACAACACGCTGTGGCGCCCTACTCGGTGCGTGCGCTGGTAGGTGCTCCAGTGGCCATGCCGCTGCGCTGGAACGAGGTGGCGGACGACCAGCTGACACCGCGGCGATGGGGCGTCCGCGACGTCGAGAAGCGATTGGCCGACGATGGTGCTCCGTGGCACGGCATGCGAAGGCGTGCACACACGCTCGGACCGGCCCGTAGCCGGTTGGCAGCCGTCAGGGACTGA
- a CDS encoding gas vesicle protein G produces the protein MGLIKEIVLLPVAPVRFTLWVSEKVADQVDQERLSAGAGAEQLHAIEEARAQGELDDERAEELEGKVIEEQIGGLPATEQDEGADRG, from the coding sequence GTGGGTCTGATCAAGGAGATCGTGTTGCTGCCCGTCGCACCGGTGCGCTTCACCCTGTGGGTCTCGGAGAAGGTCGCGGACCAGGTCGATCAGGAGCGGCTCAGTGCAGGTGCGGGCGCGGAGCAACTCCACGCGATCGAGGAAGCACGCGCGCAGGGCGAGCTGGACGACGAGCGGGCCGAAGAGCTCGAGGGCAAGGTGATCGAGGAGCAGATCGGCGGGTTACCGGCCACCGAGCAGGACGAGGGAGCCGACCGTGGCTGA
- a CDS encoding pyridoxamine 5'-phosphate oxidase family protein: MRDSAGFEVLGSDECLRLLGSVPVGRVVFTENALPAVHPVNFLVHAGAVIIRSGNDRSITAGVDGAVVAFEVDDIDVDNRTGWNVTAVGRASVVSDSAMIGELSSLPFHPWAPDCACFIRIQIERVTGRRIDEATE, from the coding sequence ATGCGCGATTCAGCTGGGTTCGAAGTCCTCGGGTCCGATGAGTGCTTGCGACTGCTCGGCTCCGTCCCGGTCGGCCGTGTCGTCTTCACCGAGAACGCTCTGCCTGCGGTGCACCCGGTGAACTTCCTCGTCCACGCAGGTGCCGTGATCATCCGCTCCGGTAACGACCGGAGCATCACAGCGGGTGTCGACGGGGCCGTGGTGGCGTTCGAGGTCGACGACATCGACGTCGACAACCGCACGGGATGGAACGTCACCGCGGTGGGGCGGGCGAGCGTGGTGAGCGACAGCGCAATGATCGGTGAGCTCTCGTCACTCCCCTTTCATCCCTGGGCTCCCGACTGCGCATGCTTCATTCGCATCCAGATAGAACGTGTCACCGGCCGGCGTATCGACGAGGCGACGGAATGA
- a CDS encoding SidA/IucD/PvdA family monooxygenase yields the protein MPRPATSCRAPFRPIVTLGDAAAEPLDADRLARALGDANVPTLVAVLTHLTGEERWFHPPYTPTRTKGLSDHTSGGLTEQARAAVRAAALAAVLRWADDPDGIRALDEGALGRIMELCMGEPVAPKYVGMMAEEMGMRPRFDNERLARLRPDEEYSAVIVGAGASGICMAVQLKQANIPFTIVEKNPTVGGTWYENRYPDCGVDTPSYWYSFSFNPVSWSHYYSKRDDVQAYLDATVDRFGLREHILFDTCVDAASYDAATDTWHVRATGPDDTQVELDARFLVTAVGQLNQPKIPSIPGQETFAHDQFHSARWPADLSLRGKRVAVVGTGASAMQLVPAIADEVAELTVFQRSPQWIAPNPEYTREVSDDTRYLMAHVPFYAAWYRMRQAWVFGDKVYDNLVIDPDWSCTDTAVNSINDGYRRYFTSYIRSELEGRPDLLEKALPDYPPFGKRMLLDSGWFRALRLPHVSLETTPIESIGTDAIRTKDGVDHEVDVIVYATGFDSLRLLGSFDVRGRDGVALRDQWGDDDARAYLGMTEHGFPNMFFLYGPNTNLGHGGSLLFITECHVRYIMGLIEQLIQRGGTSLECRQDLRDRHNDEIDQAHAGLIWSHPGMQTWYRNDRGRVVTNSPWRLIDLWQMTRAPRLDDYEVV from the coding sequence GTGCCACGTCCGGCGACGTCATGCCGTGCACCATTCCGACCGATCGTCACGCTGGGCGACGCCGCCGCGGAGCCACTCGACGCCGACCGCCTGGCACGCGCGCTCGGCGACGCGAACGTCCCCACGCTCGTCGCCGTGCTTACCCACCTCACCGGCGAGGAACGCTGGTTCCACCCGCCGTACACGCCGACCCGGACGAAGGGGCTCTCTGACCACACCTCGGGCGGCCTCACCGAGCAGGCCCGGGCCGCCGTCAGGGCCGCGGCGCTGGCGGCTGTGCTGCGGTGGGCCGATGACCCGGACGGGATCCGAGCGCTCGACGAGGGTGCGCTCGGCCGCATCATGGAGCTCTGCATGGGCGAGCCGGTCGCCCCCAAGTACGTCGGCATGATGGCCGAGGAGATGGGGATGCGCCCGCGCTTCGACAACGAGCGGCTCGCGCGGCTGCGTCCTGACGAGGAGTACTCCGCCGTCATCGTCGGCGCCGGTGCGTCCGGCATCTGCATGGCGGTGCAGCTGAAGCAGGCCAACATCCCGTTCACCATCGTCGAGAAGAACCCGACCGTGGGCGGCACCTGGTACGAGAACCGCTACCCGGACTGCGGCGTGGACACGCCGAGCTACTGGTACTCGTTCTCCTTCAACCCGGTCTCCTGGTCGCACTACTACTCCAAGCGCGACGACGTACAAGCGTACCTCGACGCGACGGTCGACAGGTTCGGGCTCCGCGAGCACATCCTCTTCGACACCTGCGTCGACGCGGCCAGCTACGACGCGGCGACCGACACCTGGCACGTCCGCGCCACCGGCCCCGACGACACCCAGGTGGAGCTGGACGCGAGGTTCCTCGTGACGGCCGTCGGCCAGCTCAACCAACCGAAGATCCCGTCGATCCCCGGCCAGGAGACGTTCGCGCACGACCAGTTCCACTCCGCGCGGTGGCCGGCCGACCTCTCGCTGCGCGGCAAGCGGGTCGCGGTCGTCGGCACCGGAGCGAGTGCCATGCAGCTGGTGCCGGCGATCGCCGACGAGGTCGCCGAGCTGACGGTGTTCCAGCGTTCACCGCAGTGGATCGCGCCGAACCCCGAGTACACGCGCGAGGTCTCGGACGACACCCGCTACCTGATGGCGCACGTGCCCTTCTACGCCGCCTGGTACCGCATGCGGCAGGCCTGGGTGTTCGGCGACAAGGTCTACGACAACCTCGTCATCGACCCCGACTGGTCGTGCACCGACACCGCCGTCAACTCGATCAACGACGGGTACCGGAGGTACTTCACGTCGTACATCCGGAGCGAGCTGGAAGGCCGGCCGGACCTGCTCGAGAAGGCACTGCCCGACTACCCGCCGTTCGGCAAGCGGATGCTGCTCGACAGCGGCTGGTTCCGTGCACTGCGGCTGCCGCACGTCTCGCTCGAGACCACGCCGATCGAGTCGATCGGCACCGACGCGATCCGCACGAAGGACGGTGTCGACCACGAGGTCGACGTCATCGTCTACGCCACCGGCTTCGACAGCCTACGGCTGCTCGGTTCCTTCGACGTCCGCGGACGCGACGGGGTCGCGCTGCGGGACCAGTGGGGCGACGACGACGCGCGTGCGTATCTCGGCATGACCGAGCACGGGTTCCCGAACATGTTCTTCCTCTACGGCCCCAACACCAACCTCGGGCACGGCGGCAGCCTGTTGTTCATCACCGAATGCCACGTGCGCTACATCATGGGGCTGATCGAGCAGCTGATCCAACGTGGCGGCACCAGCCTGGAGTGCAGGCAGGACCTACGCGACCGGCACAACGACGAGATCGACCAGGCGCACGCCGGCCTGATCTGGAGCCATCCGGGCATGCAGACCTGGTACCGCAACGACCGTGGCCGGGTGGTGACGAACTCACCGTGGCGGCTGATCGACCTCTGGCAGATGACCAGGGCACCACGGCTCGACGACTACGAGGTGGTTTGA
- a CDS encoding TetR family transcriptional regulator, whose product MASRVSAKQRRRLKIVDVATELLDERGYGRTTMDDIAAAAGITKRTLYRYVPSKPVILPMIHERFVEAADELIPPDAQHDDPAEHMAAFIESYVTVVVRHQGAIRVFFEEEYNLTAEAREQIVGRRDTFEARFRKLVRKGQESGQFRGCDVEVVSAGVFGALASIYRWYSPSGRFGIGDLASLMSRLLLVGLTETDDTSPRADDVMPPRTATGSDAEQEPPTAVPAAVLSAATRLFATQGYLETNTREIAEAAGVTKSGLFYHIGSKEELLYAIHHRFGMENLENLARWTAEAGPAADAAARLRKLVVEHSRVMGDRPYHVRVFTDQARYLSAAKRPHIEALRARYVDGFEDVVRAGIADGVFKNLHPRITTLAVLGMLNSMSRWFRQDGRLSADRIGAVFADLVLTGLAARDGRGQTTS is encoded by the coding sequence GTGGCTTCCCGGGTGTCGGCGAAGCAGCGGCGGCGGCTGAAGATCGTCGACGTCGCCACCGAGCTCCTCGACGAGAGGGGCTACGGCCGCACCACGATGGACGACATCGCGGCCGCGGCCGGGATCACCAAGCGCACCCTCTACCGTTACGTGCCGAGCAAGCCGGTCATCCTGCCGATGATCCACGAACGGTTCGTCGAGGCCGCGGACGAGCTGATTCCACCCGACGCCCAGCATGACGACCCGGCCGAGCACATGGCCGCCTTCATCGAGTCGTACGTCACGGTCGTCGTCCGGCACCAGGGCGCGATCCGGGTGTTCTTCGAGGAGGAGTACAACCTCACCGCCGAGGCGCGGGAACAGATCGTCGGCCGGCGCGATACGTTCGAGGCGCGCTTCCGCAAGCTCGTGCGCAAGGGCCAGGAGTCCGGCCAGTTCCGCGGCTGCGACGTCGAGGTCGTGTCCGCCGGGGTGTTCGGCGCGCTGGCGAGCATCTACCGCTGGTACTCGCCTTCCGGGCGGTTCGGCATCGGTGACCTGGCCTCGTTGATGTCCAGGCTCCTGCTCGTCGGTCTCACCGAGACCGACGACACGTCGCCCCGAGCCGACGACGTCATGCCACCGCGGACGGCCACCGGGTCGGACGCCGAGCAGGAGCCGCCGACCGCGGTGCCGGCCGCGGTCCTCTCCGCTGCGACCAGGCTCTTCGCCACCCAGGGGTACCTGGAGACCAACACCCGCGAGATCGCGGAGGCAGCGGGGGTCACGAAGAGCGGGCTCTTCTACCACATCGGGTCGAAGGAAGAGCTCCTCTACGCCATTCACCACCGGTTCGGGATGGAGAACCTCGAGAACCTGGCGAGGTGGACAGCCGAGGCGGGACCGGCTGCCGATGCCGCGGCGAGGCTACGCAAGCTGGTCGTAGAACACAGTCGGGTGATGGGCGACCGGCCGTACCACGTAAGGGTTTTCACCGACCAGGCGCGCTACCTGAGTGCGGCGAAGCGCCCTCATATCGAGGCGCTGCGGGCACGTTACGTCGACGGTTTCGAGGACGTCGTACGGGCGGGGATCGCCGACGGCGTGTTCAAGAACCTGCACCCGCGCATCACGACGCTCGCCGTGCTCGGCATGTTGAACTCGATGTCCCGGTGGTTCCGGCAGGACGGCCGGCTGTCGGCTGACCGCATCGGTGCCGTCTTCGCCGACCTCGTCCTCACCGGGCTGGCGGCGCGCGACGGGCGCGGTCAAACCACCTCGTAG
- a CDS encoding gas vesicle protein GvpFL yields the protein MERTGTYIYGVGKVIPSGSLHGLRGVAGAEVRTLEHRGLAAAVSDVDLDEFGAEGLRRNLENLDWVANVAWAHDEVVKAVAARAAVAPLRMVIVCLGDDSVRAKLDEMYDDIQAILSRIEHRVEWGVKAFLDDGPRRADRTQVESGAAYLRRRSTELESHGTTETAAAEVADGLHAALDVEAFASRRHPPQDKTLSRHRGRMILNGSYLAGTGEGGAWEDRIEYLRQQHPDVRLRLTGPWPPYSFAELD from the coding sequence ATGGAACGGACGGGTACGTACATCTACGGTGTGGGCAAGGTGATCCCTTCCGGATCGCTCCACGGGTTGCGCGGGGTTGCAGGTGCCGAGGTGCGGACGCTCGAGCACCGTGGGCTCGCGGCCGCCGTGAGCGACGTAGACCTGGACGAGTTCGGCGCGGAGGGTCTGCGGCGGAACCTGGAGAACCTCGACTGGGTCGCCAACGTCGCGTGGGCACACGACGAGGTCGTCAAGGCGGTAGCGGCGCGCGCGGCCGTGGCACCGCTGCGCATGGTGATCGTCTGCCTCGGCGACGACAGCGTTCGCGCCAAGCTGGACGAGATGTACGACGACATCCAGGCGATCCTGTCCCGGATCGAACATCGAGTCGAGTGGGGCGTCAAGGCGTTCCTCGACGACGGACCGAGGCGTGCCGATCGTACGCAGGTCGAGTCCGGCGCTGCCTATCTGCGGAGGCGTAGCACCGAGCTCGAGTCGCACGGGACGACAGAAACAGCGGCCGCGGAGGTGGCCGACGGGTTGCATGCCGCGCTCGACGTGGAGGCGTTCGCGAGTCGGCGGCATCCGCCGCAAGACAAGACGCTGAGCAGACACCGGGGGCGGATGATCCTCAACGGCTCATACCTCGCCGGTACGGGCGAGGGCGGTGCGTGGGAGGACAGGATCGAGTACCTGCGTCAGCAACACCCCGACGTGCGGCTCCGACTCACCGGTCCCTGGCCGCCGTACTCGTTCGCCGAGCTGGACTAG
- a CDS encoding gas vesicle protein yields the protein MAEKRQGQRTSQKRQQESGGEKNRTSERRSTRRPSGAQLAKSARDELAEITGFSAESVTSLEQVDDDTWKVRVELLEVERVPDTDDVLGSYEVQLDGDGGLLGYRRVRRYPRSHAGEDDAVGGTP from the coding sequence GTGGCTGAGAAGAGGCAGGGACAGCGTACGTCGCAGAAGCGGCAACAGGAGTCTGGCGGCGAGAAGAACCGGACGTCCGAACGCCGCTCGACCCGGCGGCCGTCCGGCGCACAGCTCGCGAAGAGCGCGCGTGACGAGTTGGCCGAGATCACCGGGTTCAGTGCGGAGTCCGTGACGTCGCTCGAGCAGGTCGACGACGACACCTGGAAGGTGCGGGTCGAGCTGCTCGAGGTCGAGCGGGTGCCCGATACCGACGACGTGCTCGGCAGCTACGAGGTGCAGCTCGACGGGGACGGCGGTCTCCTCGGGTACCGAAGGGTCCGCCGTTACCCCAGGAGCCACGCGGGTGAGGACGACGCGGTTGGAGGCACTCCATGA
- a CDS encoding metalloregulator ArsR/SmtB family transcription factor: protein MTEEPRSAGEEVDHVLAALADPTRRKVLDLLAAQGEATATTLAERLPISRQAVVKHLAVLDAAGLASASRVGREARYAVQPAALDATARWMAALAADWDRRLAKIKRVAEAADRDSRSTRHD, encoded by the coding sequence ATGACCGAAGAACCTCGCAGTGCCGGCGAGGAGGTCGACCACGTCCTCGCCGCACTGGCGGACCCCACGCGGCGCAAGGTGCTCGACCTGCTCGCCGCACAGGGCGAGGCCACCGCGACGACGCTCGCCGAACGCCTGCCCATCTCGCGACAGGCCGTGGTCAAGCACCTCGCCGTCCTCGACGCTGCTGGGCTGGCCTCCGCGAGCCGGGTCGGACGCGAGGCCCGGTACGCGGTGCAACCCGCGGCACTCGACGCGACCGCGCGGTGGATGGCCGCGCTCGCGGCCGACTGGGATCGACGCCTGGCGAAGATCAAACGCGTCGCCGAGGCAGCAGACCGAGACTCCCGCTCGACACGACACGACTGA
- a CDS encoding gas vesicle protein — MTSTGPADAAGAGQLTPAGSASAPSRSENGTNLADVLERVLDKGVVIVGDIRVNLLDIELLTIKLRLVVAGVDTARRMGIDWWETDPWLAGRDDDDDRRSLRERVGQLERQLESAGRGGDRALEEEEATGDR; from the coding sequence ATGACGAGCACGGGGCCCGCCGATGCAGCTGGTGCCGGACAACTGACGCCCGCAGGATCGGCGTCGGCACCGAGCAGGTCGGAGAACGGCACCAACCTGGCCGACGTGCTCGAGCGGGTACTCGACAAGGGCGTTGTCATCGTCGGTGACATCCGGGTGAACCTGCTCGACATCGAGCTGCTGACCATCAAGCTGCGTCTGGTCGTCGCCGGCGTGGACACCGCACGGCGGATGGGCATCGACTGGTGGGAGACCGATCCGTGGTTGGCCGGACGCGATGACGACGACGACCGCAGGTCGTTGAGGGAACGCGTCGGGCAGCTCGAACGCCAGCTGGAGTCGGCGGGCCGCGGCGGCGACCGTGCCCTCGAGGAAGAGGAGGCGACGGGTGACCGCTGA
- a CDS encoding hemerythrin domain-containing protein has translation MGTEGKDMVNLLIEDHREIEAIFGRLESGEGTPEQRRQLANLMTAELIRHSVAEEEHLYPTARAVLDDGNKIADHEIEEHANAERLLKQLEGVAATDPEFDSLLDSVFSDVRHHIEEEEGDLFRRLRQRCSRDELLDLGAKLTAAKTMAPTRPHPAAPDRPRQV, from the coding sequence ATGGGCACCGAGGGCAAGGACATGGTGAACCTGCTGATCGAGGACCATCGCGAGATCGAGGCCATCTTCGGCCGCCTGGAGTCAGGGGAGGGAACCCCTGAGCAACGGCGACAGCTCGCAAACCTGATGACCGCAGAGCTGATCCGGCACTCCGTCGCGGAGGAAGAGCACCTCTACCCCACGGCGCGAGCGGTGCTCGACGACGGCAACAAGATCGCCGACCACGAGATCGAGGAACACGCGAACGCCGAGAGGCTGCTGAAGCAGCTGGAGGGTGTGGCAGCCACCGACCCTGAGTTCGACTCGTTGCTCGACTCAGTGTTCAGCGACGTACGGCACCACATCGAGGAGGAGGAAGGCGATCTCTTCCGCCGACTGCGACAACGGTGCAGCAGGGACGAGCTGCTCGACCTGGGTGCGAAGCTCACCGCGGCGAAGACAATGGCACCTACCCGGCCGCATCCGGCCGCTCCCGACCGTCCCCGCCAGGTCTGA
- a CDS encoding polyketide cyclase, translating to MDVDRIERDTLIAAPLERVWSLVAEPGFWATDETNPSGAVAKEGESAVARHTEHGDFPVRVEKVEPPTYVAYRWVSAFPGEELREDNSTLVEFTLSREGDKTRLRVVESGFAALPTSDENRRNVIKDHTAGWPQCFDALKTRAEQLAA from the coding sequence ATGGACGTAGATCGGATCGAACGCGACACGCTGATAGCGGCACCACTCGAGCGGGTCTGGTCACTGGTGGCCGAACCCGGGTTCTGGGCGACCGACGAGACGAACCCGTCCGGCGCGGTGGCCAAGGAAGGTGAGTCGGCGGTGGCGAGGCACACCGAGCACGGCGACTTCCCCGTACGGGTGGAGAAGGTGGAGCCGCCGACGTACGTGGCGTACCGCTGGGTCAGCGCGTTCCCTGGCGAGGAGCTGCGCGAGGACAACAGCACCCTCGTGGAGTTCACGTTGAGCCGCGAAGGCGACAAGACGCGGCTCCGCGTCGTGGAGAGCGGGTTCGCAGCCCTGCCCACGTCCGACGAGAACCGTCGCAACGTGATCAAGGACCACACCGCCGGCTGGCCGCAGTGCTTCGACGCGCTCAAGACGCGCGCCGAACAGCTGGCCGCATGA
- a CDS encoding gas vesicle protein, whose amino-acid sequence MTADTEVDTDRDVALVEVLDRALGAGVVITGDVTLSLADIDLVYVSLRLLVGSVPTVRGQMEPP is encoded by the coding sequence GTGACCGCTGACACCGAGGTCGACACGGACAGGGACGTCGCACTCGTCGAGGTACTCGACCGCGCGCTCGGCGCAGGCGTGGTGATCACCGGCGACGTCACACTGTCGCTCGCCGACATCGACCTGGTGTACGTGAGTCTCCGCCTACTGGTCGGCTCCGTGCCGACGGTACGCGGCCAGATGGAGCCACCGTGA
- a CDS encoding gas vesicle protein — protein sequence MTVQPGSAGAVERSQESSLADVVTTILDKGVVVDVFARVSLVGIELLRVDARVVVASVDTYLRFAEAANRLELGQDEPRDLPDVVEDVAESGSKGKSRGAIEAGAEKLDDWLRSDGQQERSADRGRRSQ from the coding sequence ATGACCGTTCAGCCGGGTTCGGCAGGCGCGGTGGAGCGCAGCCAGGAGAGCTCGCTCGCCGACGTCGTCACGACCATTCTCGACAAGGGTGTGGTCGTCGACGTCTTCGCCCGCGTCTCGCTCGTCGGTATCGAGCTGCTGCGCGTCGACGCACGGGTCGTCGTCGCGAGCGTGGATACGTACCTGCGCTTCGCCGAGGCGGCCAACCGTCTCGAGCTCGGGCAGGACGAACCTCGAGATCTGCCGGACGTCGTGGAAGACGTGGCGGAGTCCGGCTCGAAAGGCAAGAGCCGGGGCGCGATCGAGGCCGGTGCCGAGAAGCTGGACGACTGGTTGCGGTCGGACGGACAGCAAGAGCGCAGTGCCGACCGTGGGAGGAGGTCGCAATGA
- a CDS encoding gas vesicle protein K, translating into MRVDANGEDTARGLAQLVLTLIELLRQLMERQAIRRVEAGGLSDEQIERLGQALMGLEERVDDLKEEFGLDDEDLNLNLGPLGNLL; encoded by the coding sequence ATGAGAGTGGACGCGAATGGAGAGGACACCGCACGCGGCCTCGCACAGCTCGTGCTTACGCTGATCGAGCTGCTGCGACAACTGATGGAACGACAGGCGATCCGCAGAGTCGAAGCGGGTGGTCTGAGCGACGAGCAGATCGAGCGGCTCGGTCAGGCACTGATGGGACTCGAAGAGCGGGTGGACGACCTCAAGGAGGAGTTCGGTCTCGACGACGAGGACCTGAACCTCAACCTCGGTCCGCTCGGGAACCTCCTCTGA
- a CDS encoding LLM class flavin-dependent oxidoreductase, with protein MGKRRIHERAPTRVRSRHAGPGRSPSSPCCSRRCSSASAQRQNALLPGELGQELPDPRHFQQAASLVTPEMARQAMPCGPDPKEHLDAIRQYADAGFDELYVQQIGNEQEAFFDFYANEVLPEQASSLSP; from the coding sequence GTGGGCAAACGCCGAATCCACGAGCGCGCCCCGACACGAGTGAGGTCACGGCATGCCGGCCCTGGCCGCTCGCCGAGTTCGCCTTGTTGCAGCCGACGGTGCTCGTCTGCCTCGGCGCAACGGCAGAACGCCCTGCTGCCGGGAGAGCTCGGGCAGGAACTACCCGACCCGCGACACTTCCAGCAAGCCGCCAGCCTCGTCACGCCCGAGATGGCCAGGCAGGCGATGCCGTGCGGCCCTGACCCGAAGGAACACCTGGATGCGATCCGGCAGTACGCCGACGCCGGCTTCGACGAGCTCTACGTACAGCAGATCGGCAACGAACAAGAAGCATTCTTCGACTTCTACGCGAACGAGGTGCTGCCGGAGCAGGCGTCCTCCCTCAGTCCCTGA
- a CDS encoding DUF2795 domain-containing protein, producing MTDQDEGRVAKVLQGIDFPADRDSLVAYAEARGANSKALEALRQLPELTYRSMDQVIDATPQEPEGDERGGVARSSARHSPTHRP from the coding sequence TTGACGGATCAGGACGAGGGACGTGTTGCGAAGGTCCTGCAAGGCATCGACTTTCCCGCGGACCGCGACTCGTTGGTGGCCTACGCCGAGGCGCGTGGCGCGAACTCGAAGGCACTCGAAGCATTGAGGCAACTGCCTGAGCTGACGTACCGGAGCATGGACCAGGTCATCGATGCCACACCGCAGGAGCCGGAAGGTGACGAGCGCGGCGGCGTGGCACGCAGCAGTGCACGGCACTCACCCACTCATCGGCCCTGA
- a CDS encoding gas vesicle protein, translating to MSAEAQTLWVYGVVPVPVDASLDDLERHDDLPDVRLVESGELAAIVGDAPDDDAKATRNQALAHARVLETAVRDAPVVPFRFGMMASGGEQQVSSELLDARHDELAQLLERVEDRLQMTLKVYYHEDAVLREIVANEPEIARLREAAQQGSEEATKDVRIRLGEIVNTAVEQRRERDSAELLEHLKPVSLAGVVEPLELEFMVLNAPFLVERDRLSEFEAAVEEAAEERRERMRFRLLGPMPAYNFIDVERPAWV from the coding sequence ATGAGTGCCGAAGCGCAGACCTTGTGGGTGTACGGCGTCGTGCCTGTCCCGGTGGATGCCTCGCTCGATGATCTCGAGAGGCACGACGATCTTCCCGATGTGCGACTGGTCGAGTCCGGTGAGTTGGCCGCCATCGTGGGTGACGCCCCCGACGATGACGCGAAGGCGACGCGGAACCAGGCACTCGCTCACGCCCGAGTGCTCGAGACGGCCGTACGCGATGCGCCTGTGGTGCCCTTCCGGTTCGGCATGATGGCATCCGGCGGCGAGCAGCAGGTGAGCAGCGAGCTACTCGATGCCCGTCACGACGAGCTGGCACAGCTCCTCGAACGGGTCGAAGACCGGCTGCAGATGACGTTGAAGGTGTACTACCACGAGGATGCCGTCCTCCGCGAGATCGTTGCCAACGAGCCGGAGATCGCGCGGCTCCGGGAGGCTGCACAGCAGGGCTCGGAGGAGGCGACGAAGGACGTGCGGATACGTCTGGGCGAGATCGTGAACACCGCCGTCGAGCAGCGCCGCGAGCGCGACAGTGCCGAGCTGCTCGAACACCTCAAACCCGTGTCGCTCGCGGGCGTGGTCGAACCGCTCGAGCTGGAGTTCATGGTGCTCAACGCTCCATTCCTCGTGGAGCGCGACCGGCTGAGTGAGTTCGAGGCCGCCGTCGAGGAGGCAGCCGAGGAACGTCGGGAACGCATGCGCTTCCGGCTGCTCGGTCCGATGCCGGCGTACAACTTCATCGACGTGGAGCGACCGGCGTGGGTCTGA